A genomic window from Corvus moneduloides isolate bCorMon1 chromosome 11, bCorMon1.pri, whole genome shotgun sequence includes:
- the PCBP4 gene encoding poly(rC)-binding protein 4 isoform X2 yields the protein MASPDGASGMGGSPEETELSITLTLRMLMHGKEIGSIIGKKGETVKRIREQSSARITISEGSCPERITTITGSTDAVFRAVSMIAFKLEEDLGAGGDGVSAGRAPVTLRLVIPASQCGSLIGKAGAKIREIRESTGAQVQVAGDLLPNSTERAVTVSGVPDTIIQCVRQICAVILEGFSMQGQYSGVSPAEVTKLQQLSGHALPFAPLGHAPTMMPGLDASSQSSSQEFLVPNDLIGCIIGRHGSKISEIRQMSGAHIKIGNQTEGSSERHVTITGTPVSITLAQYLITACLEMAKSTSQVPPGPGSMDLGMGFSQPLAPGSGAALPAVAPAPPALLGTPYAISLSNFIGLKPVSFLALSPSSMAGPNGGTTTYTTKISAANGTKKADRQKFSPY from the exons ATGGCATCGCCGGACGGAGCCAGTGGCATGGGCGGCAGTCCCGAGGAGACGGAGCTCAGCATCACCCTGACCCTCCGCATGCTCATGCACGGCAAG GAGATCGGCAGCATCATCGGCAAG AAAGGAGAGACTGTTAAGAGGATACGAGAGCAG AGCAGCGCACGCATCACTATCTCGGAAGGGTCCTGCCCTGAGCGCATCACCACGATCACCGGCTCCACCGATGCCGTCTTCCGCGCTGTCTCCATGATCGCCTTCAAGCTGGAGGAG GACCTGGGAGCAGGGGGCGATGGGGTGTCAGCAGGCAGAGCACCCGTGACCCTGCGCCTCGTCATCCCGGCCAGCCAATGCGGTTCCCTCATCGGCAAGGCGGGAGCTAAGATCCGGGAGATCCGGGAG agcacaggggcacaggtGCAGGTGGCTGGTGACTTGCTGCCCAACTCCACTGAACGGGCTGTCACCGTCTCGGGGGTGCCAGACACCATCATCCAGTGCGTGAGGCAGATCTGCGCTGTCATCCTGGAG ggCTTCTCCATGCAGGGCCAGTACAGTGGGGTCTCTCCTGCAGAG GTgacaaagctgcagcagctgtcaggGCACGCGCTTCCCTTTGCCCCCCTGGGCCATGCACCCACCATGATGCCAG GTCTGGAtgccagctcccagagcagctcccaggagttCCTGGTGCCCAACGAC CTCATCGGCTGCATCATCGGCCGGCACGGCAGCAAGATCAGCGAGATCAGGCAGATGTCGGGCGCCCATATCAAGATTGGCAACCAGACCGAGGGCTCCAGTGAGCGGCATGTGACCATCACAGGGACCCCTGTCAGCATCACCCTGGCTCAGTACCTCATCACAGCCTG CTTAGAGATGGCTAAATCTACCTCCCAGGTGCCACCAGGCCCTGGCTCCATGGACCTCGGCATGGGCTTCTCCCAGCCCCTTGCCCCAGGCTCCGGTGCAGCACTTCCCGCCGTtgccccagcccccccagccctgctgggcaccCCCTACGCCATCTCCCTCTCCAACTTCATTGGCCTGAAGCCGGTGTCCTTCCTGGCACTGTCCCCATCCTCCATGGCAGGTCCCAATGGCGGCACCACCACTTACACGACCAAGATCTCGGCAGCCAACGGCACCAAGAAAGCTGACCGGCAGAAGTTCTCGCCCTACTGA
- the PCBP4 gene encoding poly(rC)-binding protein 4 isoform X1, which yields MASPDGASGMGGSPEETELSITLTLRMLMHGKEIGSIIGKKGETVKRIREQSSARITISEGSCPERITTITGSTDAVFRAVSMIAFKLEEDLGAGGDGVSAGRAPVTLRLVIPASQCGSLIGKAGAKIREIRESTGAQVQVAGDLLPNSTERAVTVSGVPDTIIQCVRQICAVILESPPKGATIPYHPGLSLGTILLSANQGFSMQGQYSGVSPAEVTKLQQLSGHALPFAPLGHAPTMMPGLDASSQSSSQEFLVPNDLIGCIIGRHGSKISEIRQMSGAHIKIGNQTEGSSERHVTITGTPVSITLAQYLITACLEMAKSTSQVPPGPGSMDLGMGFSQPLAPGSGAALPAVAPAPPALLGTPYAISLSNFIGLKPVSFLALSPSSMAGPNGGTTTYTTKISAANGTKKADRQKFSPY from the exons ATGGCATCGCCGGACGGAGCCAGTGGCATGGGCGGCAGTCCCGAGGAGACGGAGCTCAGCATCACCCTGACCCTCCGCATGCTCATGCACGGCAAG GAGATCGGCAGCATCATCGGCAAG AAAGGAGAGACTGTTAAGAGGATACGAGAGCAG AGCAGCGCACGCATCACTATCTCGGAAGGGTCCTGCCCTGAGCGCATCACCACGATCACCGGCTCCACCGATGCCGTCTTCCGCGCTGTCTCCATGATCGCCTTCAAGCTGGAGGAG GACCTGGGAGCAGGGGGCGATGGGGTGTCAGCAGGCAGAGCACCCGTGACCCTGCGCCTCGTCATCCCGGCCAGCCAATGCGGTTCCCTCATCGGCAAGGCGGGAGCTAAGATCCGGGAGATCCGGGAG agcacaggggcacaggtGCAGGTGGCTGGTGACTTGCTGCCCAACTCCACTGAACGGGCTGTCACCGTCTCGGGGGTGCCAGACACCATCATCCAGTGCGTGAGGCAGATCTGCGCTGTCATCCTGGAG TCGCCTCCGAAGGGGGCCACCATACCCTACCACCCTGGTCTCTCCCTGGGCACCATCCTGCTCTCTGCCAATCAG ggCTTCTCCATGCAGGGCCAGTACAGTGGGGTCTCTCCTGCAGAG GTgacaaagctgcagcagctgtcaggGCACGCGCTTCCCTTTGCCCCCCTGGGCCATGCACCCACCATGATGCCAG GTCTGGAtgccagctcccagagcagctcccaggagttCCTGGTGCCCAACGAC CTCATCGGCTGCATCATCGGCCGGCACGGCAGCAAGATCAGCGAGATCAGGCAGATGTCGGGCGCCCATATCAAGATTGGCAACCAGACCGAGGGCTCCAGTGAGCGGCATGTGACCATCACAGGGACCCCTGTCAGCATCACCCTGGCTCAGTACCTCATCACAGCCTG CTTAGAGATGGCTAAATCTACCTCCCAGGTGCCACCAGGCCCTGGCTCCATGGACCTCGGCATGGGCTTCTCCCAGCCCCTTGCCCCAGGCTCCGGTGCAGCACTTCCCGCCGTtgccccagcccccccagccctgctgggcaccCCCTACGCCATCTCCCTCTCCAACTTCATTGGCCTGAAGCCGGTGTCCTTCCTGGCACTGTCCCCATCCTCCATGGCAGGTCCCAATGGCGGCACCACCACTTACACGACCAAGATCTCGGCAGCCAACGGCACCAAGAAAGCTGACCGGCAGAAGTTCTCGCCCTACTGA
- the PCBP4 gene encoding poly(rC)-binding protein 4 isoform X3 yields the protein MIAFKLEEDLGAGGDGVSAGRAPVTLRLVIPASQCGSLIGKAGAKIREIRESTGAQVQVAGDLLPNSTERAVTVSGVPDTIIQCVRQICAVILESPPKGATIPYHPGLSLGTILLSANQGFSMQGQYSGVSPAEVTKLQQLSGHALPFAPLGHAPTMMPGLDASSQSSSQEFLVPNDLIGCIIGRHGSKISEIRQMSGAHIKIGNQTEGSSERHVTITGTPVSITLAQYLITACLEMAKSTSQVPPGPGSMDLGMGFSQPLAPGSGAALPAVAPAPPALLGTPYAISLSNFIGLKPVSFLALSPSSMAGPNGGTTTYTTKISAANGTKKADRQKFSPY from the exons ATGATCGCCTTCAAGCTGGAGGAG GACCTGGGAGCAGGGGGCGATGGGGTGTCAGCAGGCAGAGCACCCGTGACCCTGCGCCTCGTCATCCCGGCCAGCCAATGCGGTTCCCTCATCGGCAAGGCGGGAGCTAAGATCCGGGAGATCCGGGAG agcacaggggcacaggtGCAGGTGGCTGGTGACTTGCTGCCCAACTCCACTGAACGGGCTGTCACCGTCTCGGGGGTGCCAGACACCATCATCCAGTGCGTGAGGCAGATCTGCGCTGTCATCCTGGAG TCGCCTCCGAAGGGGGCCACCATACCCTACCACCCTGGTCTCTCCCTGGGCACCATCCTGCTCTCTGCCAATCAG ggCTTCTCCATGCAGGGCCAGTACAGTGGGGTCTCTCCTGCAGAG GTgacaaagctgcagcagctgtcaggGCACGCGCTTCCCTTTGCCCCCCTGGGCCATGCACCCACCATGATGCCAG GTCTGGAtgccagctcccagagcagctcccaggagttCCTGGTGCCCAACGAC CTCATCGGCTGCATCATCGGCCGGCACGGCAGCAAGATCAGCGAGATCAGGCAGATGTCGGGCGCCCATATCAAGATTGGCAACCAGACCGAGGGCTCCAGTGAGCGGCATGTGACCATCACAGGGACCCCTGTCAGCATCACCCTGGCTCAGTACCTCATCACAGCCTG CTTAGAGATGGCTAAATCTACCTCCCAGGTGCCACCAGGCCCTGGCTCCATGGACCTCGGCATGGGCTTCTCCCAGCCCCTTGCCCCAGGCTCCGGTGCAGCACTTCCCGCCGTtgccccagcccccccagccctgctgggcaccCCCTACGCCATCTCCCTCTCCAACTTCATTGGCCTGAAGCCGGTGTCCTTCCTGGCACTGTCCCCATCCTCCATGGCAGGTCCCAATGGCGGCACCACCACTTACACGACCAAGATCTCGGCAGCCAACGGCACCAAGAAAGCTGACCGGCAGAAGTTCTCGCCCTACTGA
- the ABHD14A gene encoding protein ABHD14A isoform X1: MAAGIRQGQKTPPAEEGRGWRWDRGNAAGPRVSPPLPQTTRGGSAGRGVLSPRPDVLFLHGQAFTSKTWEALGTLALLAGEGYRAVAIDLPGYGDSPPVEMVVTAQGRRTFLDHVLQELGMQRPVLVSPSMSGRFALPFLLAHGDRLAGFVPIAPVGTKDYTAEQYQGVQTPTLILYGDRDTSLAPQALQNLQHLPKHRVAVLPGAGHACYLDKPEDFHRALLGFLHQLK; this comes from the exons ATGGCAGCAGGAATCCGCCAGGGACAAAAGACCCCGCCGGCGGAAGAAGGACGAGGCTGGCGGTGGGACAGAGGGAACGCAGCAGGGCCACGAGTGTCCCCCCCACTGCCACAGACAACGCGTGGGGGGTCTGCGGGCAGGGGGGTGCTCTCCCCCAG GCCCGATGTCCTCTTCCTGCACGGCCAGGCATTCACCTCCAAGACGTGGGAGGCCTTGGGCACGCTGGCACTGCTCGCTGGAGAAGGCTACCGTGCGGTCGCAATAGATCTGCCTG GCTATGGGGATTCGCCCCCAGTGGAGATGGTGGTGACGGCACAAGGCCGGAGGACTTTCCTGGACCATGtcctccaggagctgggcaTGCAGAGGCCTGTTCTCGTCAGCCCCTCCATGAGCGGCCGCTTtgccctgcccttcctcctGGCACATGGGGACCGGCTGGCCGGCTTCGTGCCCATTGCACCTGTGGGCACCAAGGACTACACTGCTGAGCAGTACCAGGGGGTCCAG acgcccaccctgaTCCTGTATGGTGACCGTGACACAAGCCTGGCTCCCCAGGCCCTGCAGaacctccagcacctccctaAGCACCGTGTGGCCGTGCTGCCCGGTGCTGGCCATGCCTGCTACCTGGACAAGCCAGAGGACTTCCACCGGGCCCTGCTGGGCTTCCTGCACCAGCTGAAGTGA
- the LOC116449310 gene encoding protein ABHD14B-like translates to MATPRITESTVTVQGQTLFYRQAEPAQAVPKLTVLLLHGIRFSSETWLQVGTLATLAENGYRAVAIDLPGLGRSKDAVAPAPVGQPAPAAFLKAVLEALGLGPAVVISPSLSGMYSLPFLLEHSHLFKAYVPVAPICTEKFTAEQYAQIKTPTLIVYGDQDAELGQTSLNNLRHLAEHQVLMLQGAGHACYLDKPNEWHHGLLAFLQQLK, encoded by the exons ATGGCCACCCCGCGGATCACTGAGAGCACTGTCACAGTGCAAGGACAGACCCTCTTCTACCGCCAAGCTGAGCCAGCCCAGGCAGTGCCCAAgctgacagtgctgctgctgcatggcaTCCGCTTCTCCTCCGAAACCTGGCTGCAGGTGGGGACGCTCGCCACACTGGCCGAGAACGGCTACCGAGCTGTGGCCATCGACCTGCCGG GGCTGGGGCGCTCGAAGGATGCCGTCGCACCAGCGCCCGTGGGCCAGCCAGCACCGGCAGCGTTCCTGAAGGCAGTTTTGGAGGCTCTGGGCCTGGGTCCAGCTGTGGTGATCAGCCCATCGCTCAGTGGCATGTACTCGCTGCCCTTCCTCTTAGAGCACAGCCACCTGTTCAAGGCCTATGTACCTGTGGCACCCATCTGCACTGAGAAATTCACGGCGGAGCAGTATGCCCAAATCAAA ACCCCCACGCTGATCGTGTACGGGGACCAGGACGCGGAGCTGGGGCAGACCAGCCTGAACAACCTGCGGCACCTCGCTGAGCACCAGGTGCTGATGCTGCAGGGTGCAGGACACGCCTGCTACCTGGACAAACCCAATGAGTGGCACCATGGACTCCTggccttcctgcagcagctgaaatga
- the ABHD14A gene encoding protein ABHD14A isoform X2 yields MLLARSRLGLLLLGALLAFLLYLLLPAARRSRPDEGKRGWRAANGTVRTGMAAGEPPVFYREAPAAAVGPGRPDVLFLHGQAFTSKTWEALGTLALLAGEGYRAVAIDLPGYGDSPPVEMVVTAQGRRTFLDHVLQELGMQRPVLVSPSMSGRFALPFLLAHGDRLAGFVPIAPVGTKDYTAEQYQGVQTPTLILYGDRDTSLAPQALQNLQHLPKHRVAVLPGAGHACYLDKPEDFHRALLGFLHQLK; encoded by the exons ATGCTGCTTGCCCGCAGCcgcctggggctgctgctcctcgggGCGCTCCTCGCTTTCCTCCTCTACCTCTTGCTGCCGGCCGCCCGGCGCTCACGGCCTGACGAGGGGAAGCGGGGTTGGCGCGCGGCCAACGGTACCGTGAGGACGGGGATGGCTGCGGGAGAGCCCCCCGTGTTCTACAGGGAGGCTCCCGCAGCAGCTGTCGGCCCCGGGAG GCCCGATGTCCTCTTCCTGCACGGCCAGGCATTCACCTCCAAGACGTGGGAGGCCTTGGGCACGCTGGCACTGCTCGCTGGAGAAGGCTACCGTGCGGTCGCAATAGATCTGCCTG GCTATGGGGATTCGCCCCCAGTGGAGATGGTGGTGACGGCACAAGGCCGGAGGACTTTCCTGGACCATGtcctccaggagctgggcaTGCAGAGGCCTGTTCTCGTCAGCCCCTCCATGAGCGGCCGCTTtgccctgcccttcctcctGGCACATGGGGACCGGCTGGCCGGCTTCGTGCCCATTGCACCTGTGGGCACCAAGGACTACACTGCTGAGCAGTACCAGGGGGTCCAG acgcccaccctgaTCCTGTATGGTGACCGTGACACAAGCCTGGCTCCCCAGGCCCTGCAGaacctccagcacctccctaAGCACCGTGTGGCCGTGCTGCCCGGTGCTGGCCATGCCTGCTACCTGGACAAGCCAGAGGACTTCCACCGGGCCCTGCTGGGCTTCCTGCACCAGCTGAAGTGA
- the LOC116449307 gene encoding aminoacylase-1-like isoform X1, with protein sequence MLLCFLRVSPSAAGLLELQPHLSTPSVGPGGWPVPLACTLPLLLPPLLPCPPLPASCPLLPAGRSGAERAERGRAGSAGGGSAELFPQSFAALVPDMAPGKPGKSTGASENPSVTLFREYLRIDTVHPKPDYDAAIRFLERVGTDLGLACQKVEVCQGRVVLILTWQGTNPRLRSILLNSHTDVVPVFEEHWTYPPFEAVKDSQGNIYARGAQDMKCVSIQYLEAIRRLKTEGKSFARTIHLTFVPDEEVGGHKGMEMFVQRPEFKVLNVGFAMDEGLASPSDTFSVFYGERSPWWIKVKCMGSPGHGSRFISNTAAEKMHKVINSFLAFRESEKQRLKSDSSLTLGDVTSLNMTMLEGGVSFNVVPSEMAASFDIRIPPTVDLKAFEEQVATWCRGAGDGVTYEFHQKCMDQHITSTEESDPWWKAFSGVCRDMKLQLKLEIFPAATDSRYIRAAGHPAIGFSPMNRTPVLLHDHNEFLNEQVFLRGIEIYARLLTALASVPPLPAEG encoded by the exons atgctgctctgctttctgcGTGTGTCCCCAAGCGCCGCGGGGCTGCTCGAGCTCCAGCCTCATCTCTCTACCCCTAGTGTGGGGCCAGGAGGGTGGCCTGTGCCCCTTGCGTGCACCCTGCCCCTTCTGCTCCCCCCGCTCCTCCCCTGCCCGCCCCTGCCCGCCTCCTGCCCGCTGCTGCcggcggggcggagcggagcggagcgggcggagcggggccgggcgggcagcgccggcggcggcagcgctgAG CTCTTTCCCCAGAGCTTTGCAGCCCTGGTCCCAGACATGGCACCTGGGAAGCCCGGGAAGAGCACAGGGGCCTCAGAGAACCCCTCGGTTACGCTTTTCCGGGAGTACCTGAGGATTGACACCGTCCACCCTAAACCTGACTATG ATGCGGCCATCCGGTTTCTGGAGCGTGTCGGCACCGACCTGGGCTTGGCCTGCCAAAAAGTGGAG GTGTGCCAGGGCCGTGTGGTGCTGATCCTGACCTGGCAGGGCACAAACCCCCGCCTACGCTCCATCCTCCTCAACTCCCACACCGACGTCGTGCCTGTCTTTGag GAGCACTGGACCTACCCACCCTTCGAGGCAGTTAAGGACTCGCAAGGCAACATCTACGCGCGGGGTGCCCAGGATATGAAGTGTGTCTCCATCCA GTACCTTGAGGCCATCCGGAGGCTGAAGACAGAGGGAAAGTCTTTTGCCCGCACCATCCACCTCACCTTTGTGCCTG ATGAGGAGGTGGGCGGACACAAGGGCATGGAGATGTTCGTGCAGCGCCCTGAGTTCAAAGTGCTCAACGTGGGCTTTGCCATGGATGAGG GCCTGGCCAGCCCATCTGACACCTTCAGTGTCTTCTATGGCGAGAGGAGCCCGTGGT GGATAAAGGTGAAGTGCATGGGTAGCCCCGGGCATGGGTCCCGCTTCATCAGCAACACGGCGGCTGAGAAGATG cacaaAGTCATCAACTCCTTCCTGGCCTTCAGGGAGAGCGAGAAGCAGAG GCTCAAGTCCGACTCAAGCCTGACCCTAGGGGACGTCACCTCGCTCAACATGACCATGCTGGAGGGGGGCGTCTCCTTCAACGTGGTGCCCTCCGAGATGGCCGCCAGCTTCGACATCCGCATCCCACCCACCGTGGACCTGAAG GCCTTCGAGGAGCAGGTGGCCACGTGGTGCCGCGGTGCTGGGGATGGTGTCACCTATGAGTTTCACCAG AAATGCATGGACCAACACATCACATCCACCGAGGAGTCAGACCCGTGGTGGAAGGCCTTCAGCGGGGTCTGTAGGGACAT GAAGCTGCAGCTCAAGCTCGAGATCTTCCCGGCTGCCACTGACAGCCGCTACATCCGAGCG GCAGGACACCCTGCTATTGGCTTTTCGCCCATGAACCGCACCCCGGTGCTGCTGCACGACCACAACGAGTTCCTGAATGAGCAAGTCTTCCTGCGGGGCATCGAGATCTACGCCCGCCTCCTGACTGCCCTGGCTTCAGTGCCCCCGCTGCCTGCTGAGGGCTGA
- the LOC116449307 gene encoding aminoacylase-1-like isoform X2, with translation MLLCFLRVSPSAAGLLELQPHLSTPSVGPGGWPVPLACTLPLLLPPLLPCPPLPASCPLLPAGRSGAERAERGRAGSAGGGSAESFAALVPDMAPGKPGKSTGASENPSVTLFREYLRIDTVHPKPDYDAAIRFLERVGTDLGLACQKVEVCQGRVVLILTWQGTNPRLRSILLNSHTDVVPVFEEHWTYPPFEAVKDSQGNIYARGAQDMKCVSIQYLEAIRRLKTEGKSFARTIHLTFVPDEEVGGHKGMEMFVQRPEFKVLNVGFAMDEGLASPSDTFSVFYGERSPWWIKVKCMGSPGHGSRFISNTAAEKMHKVINSFLAFRESEKQRLKSDSSLTLGDVTSLNMTMLEGGVSFNVVPSEMAASFDIRIPPTVDLKAFEEQVATWCRGAGDGVTYEFHQKCMDQHITSTEESDPWWKAFSGVCRDMKLQLKLEIFPAATDSRYIRAAGHPAIGFSPMNRTPVLLHDHNEFLNEQVFLRGIEIYARLLTALASVPPLPAEG, from the exons atgctgctctgctttctgcGTGTGTCCCCAAGCGCCGCGGGGCTGCTCGAGCTCCAGCCTCATCTCTCTACCCCTAGTGTGGGGCCAGGAGGGTGGCCTGTGCCCCTTGCGTGCACCCTGCCCCTTCTGCTCCCCCCGCTCCTCCCCTGCCCGCCCCTGCCCGCCTCCTGCCCGCTGCTGCcggcggggcggagcggagcggagcgggcggagcggggccgggcgggcagcgccggcggcggcagcgctgAG AGCTTTGCAGCCCTGGTCCCAGACATGGCACCTGGGAAGCCCGGGAAGAGCACAGGGGCCTCAGAGAACCCCTCGGTTACGCTTTTCCGGGAGTACCTGAGGATTGACACCGTCCACCCTAAACCTGACTATG ATGCGGCCATCCGGTTTCTGGAGCGTGTCGGCACCGACCTGGGCTTGGCCTGCCAAAAAGTGGAG GTGTGCCAGGGCCGTGTGGTGCTGATCCTGACCTGGCAGGGCACAAACCCCCGCCTACGCTCCATCCTCCTCAACTCCCACACCGACGTCGTGCCTGTCTTTGag GAGCACTGGACCTACCCACCCTTCGAGGCAGTTAAGGACTCGCAAGGCAACATCTACGCGCGGGGTGCCCAGGATATGAAGTGTGTCTCCATCCA GTACCTTGAGGCCATCCGGAGGCTGAAGACAGAGGGAAAGTCTTTTGCCCGCACCATCCACCTCACCTTTGTGCCTG ATGAGGAGGTGGGCGGACACAAGGGCATGGAGATGTTCGTGCAGCGCCCTGAGTTCAAAGTGCTCAACGTGGGCTTTGCCATGGATGAGG GCCTGGCCAGCCCATCTGACACCTTCAGTGTCTTCTATGGCGAGAGGAGCCCGTGGT GGATAAAGGTGAAGTGCATGGGTAGCCCCGGGCATGGGTCCCGCTTCATCAGCAACACGGCGGCTGAGAAGATG cacaaAGTCATCAACTCCTTCCTGGCCTTCAGGGAGAGCGAGAAGCAGAG GCTCAAGTCCGACTCAAGCCTGACCCTAGGGGACGTCACCTCGCTCAACATGACCATGCTGGAGGGGGGCGTCTCCTTCAACGTGGTGCCCTCCGAGATGGCCGCCAGCTTCGACATCCGCATCCCACCCACCGTGGACCTGAAG GCCTTCGAGGAGCAGGTGGCCACGTGGTGCCGCGGTGCTGGGGATGGTGTCACCTATGAGTTTCACCAG AAATGCATGGACCAACACATCACATCCACCGAGGAGTCAGACCCGTGGTGGAAGGCCTTCAGCGGGGTCTGTAGGGACAT GAAGCTGCAGCTCAAGCTCGAGATCTTCCCGGCTGCCACTGACAGCCGCTACATCCGAGCG GCAGGACACCCTGCTATTGGCTTTTCGCCCATGAACCGCACCCCGGTGCTGCTGCACGACCACAACGAGTTCCTGAATGAGCAAGTCTTCCTGCGGGGCATCGAGATCTACGCCCGCCTCCTGACTGCCCTGGCTTCAGTGCCCCCGCTGCCTGCTGAGGGCTGA
- the LOC116449307 gene encoding aminoacylase-1-like isoform X3: protein MAPGKPGKSTGASENPSVTLFREYLRIDTVHPKPDYDAAIRFLERVGTDLGLACQKVEVCQGRVVLILTWQGTNPRLRSILLNSHTDVVPVFEEHWTYPPFEAVKDSQGNIYARGAQDMKCVSIQYLEAIRRLKTEGKSFARTIHLTFVPDEEVGGHKGMEMFVQRPEFKVLNVGFAMDEGLASPSDTFSVFYGERSPWWIKVKCMGSPGHGSRFISNTAAEKMHKVINSFLAFRESEKQRLKSDSSLTLGDVTSLNMTMLEGGVSFNVVPSEMAASFDIRIPPTVDLKAFEEQVATWCRGAGDGVTYEFHQKCMDQHITSTEESDPWWKAFSGVCRDMKLQLKLEIFPAATDSRYIRAAGHPAIGFSPMNRTPVLLHDHNEFLNEQVFLRGIEIYARLLTALASVPPLPAEG from the exons ATGGCACCTGGGAAGCCCGGGAAGAGCACAGGGGCCTCAGAGAACCCCTCGGTTACGCTTTTCCGGGAGTACCTGAGGATTGACACCGTCCACCCTAAACCTGACTATG ATGCGGCCATCCGGTTTCTGGAGCGTGTCGGCACCGACCTGGGCTTGGCCTGCCAAAAAGTGGAG GTGTGCCAGGGCCGTGTGGTGCTGATCCTGACCTGGCAGGGCACAAACCCCCGCCTACGCTCCATCCTCCTCAACTCCCACACCGACGTCGTGCCTGTCTTTGag GAGCACTGGACCTACCCACCCTTCGAGGCAGTTAAGGACTCGCAAGGCAACATCTACGCGCGGGGTGCCCAGGATATGAAGTGTGTCTCCATCCA GTACCTTGAGGCCATCCGGAGGCTGAAGACAGAGGGAAAGTCTTTTGCCCGCACCATCCACCTCACCTTTGTGCCTG ATGAGGAGGTGGGCGGACACAAGGGCATGGAGATGTTCGTGCAGCGCCCTGAGTTCAAAGTGCTCAACGTGGGCTTTGCCATGGATGAGG GCCTGGCCAGCCCATCTGACACCTTCAGTGTCTTCTATGGCGAGAGGAGCCCGTGGT GGATAAAGGTGAAGTGCATGGGTAGCCCCGGGCATGGGTCCCGCTTCATCAGCAACACGGCGGCTGAGAAGATG cacaaAGTCATCAACTCCTTCCTGGCCTTCAGGGAGAGCGAGAAGCAGAG GCTCAAGTCCGACTCAAGCCTGACCCTAGGGGACGTCACCTCGCTCAACATGACCATGCTGGAGGGGGGCGTCTCCTTCAACGTGGTGCCCTCCGAGATGGCCGCCAGCTTCGACATCCGCATCCCACCCACCGTGGACCTGAAG GCCTTCGAGGAGCAGGTGGCCACGTGGTGCCGCGGTGCTGGGGATGGTGTCACCTATGAGTTTCACCAG AAATGCATGGACCAACACATCACATCCACCGAGGAGTCAGACCCGTGGTGGAAGGCCTTCAGCGGGGTCTGTAGGGACAT GAAGCTGCAGCTCAAGCTCGAGATCTTCCCGGCTGCCACTGACAGCCGCTACATCCGAGCG GCAGGACACCCTGCTATTGGCTTTTCGCCCATGAACCGCACCCCGGTGCTGCTGCACGACCACAACGAGTTCCTGAATGAGCAAGTCTTCCTGCGGGGCATCGAGATCTACGCCCGCCTCCTGACTGCCCTGGCTTCAGTGCCCCCGCTGCCTGCTGAGGGCTGA